In Thermus thermophilus, the genomic window CAAGCTCCAAGCGGTGCGCCCCTGACGGGCGTCCCCCTCCAGGTCCCGCCACGGGTGGCGGAAGTCCTCCAGGTCCAGGCGGGGGCGGGCCTCCCGGTGGGGCAGGCGCACGGCGTAGAGGGTCCCGCCGGCGTAGACCCCCGTCCGGCCCTTGAGGGTGGCCGAGGTGCGCCAGGCCCTCCGGCGGATGAGCCCCTTGGCCTCCAGGGAGGCCAGGACCCGGTAGAGGGAGGCCGGGGGGATTCCCAGGGCCACGGCCAGGGCGTCGTTCACGGCGAAGAAGGAGACCTGGGACAGGTTCCTGGGCAGGGGCCTCCCCGGGCCCAGCCTCCGGGCCAGGACCTCGAGGCCCAGGGCGAGGAGGGTCCGGTACACCTTCCGCTCCCGCTCGGAAAGCCCTGGCAGGGTGCCCCGCCGCTCCCCTTCCGCCAGGAGGCGGTCGGCGAGGTCCCAGGCGTCCCGCTTCCACTCGGGCGGGGGCGGGGAGGCGGAAAGCTCCTCCCGGGTGGGGAGGGTCGGGGAAGGCGGCGCCTCCCGGAGCTTCCGGCGGAGGTCCTCCGGGGGAGGCGCCTCCTCGGGCGGGGGCTCGTGGCCCCCTTCCTCCGGGGGCGCGGCCCCCTCCAGGAGCTTCAGGTAGAGGGGCGGAAGCTCCTCGCCCCTCGCCCGCTTCCTCCGGGCCAGGGCCTCGAGGAAGGCCCGGCCCCGCTCGCTGAGTCCTCCTTGTTCTTTATACTCCTTCCCTTCAAATCCTTCTTGGGGCATAAACCCCTCCCTTTTCACGCGTTGGGGACGAAGCTCCCCCGCGCGCTCACCTAGCGCCTATTGCCTTTCCCGCTGGGAGGGGGTAGCCTAAACGAAGGGTCTTTGACCCCTCCCCTGACCCCTCCCGTTTTCTGACCCCTCCCAAGGTTGCCCCCTTCCCAGTTCCCAGCGGGGGGTCCTCTTATTTGGTCCTCACGCGGCCCTGCCGCCTTGGGCCCCCAGGGGGCCCGGTCTTCCCATTGCCCGGCATTATACCGGAACCCTGGAAAGAGGGGAGGGAGGGACCTGAAAGGGAGCTGAAGAATGAGGATCTGTGACCTGGGGTCACGCGTTGGCGTAAGAGGCTGTCGTAAAAGTGTGTTATGCCCAAAGGGTGGCTCTTCGTAGAGCATACCCCAGCGATTTGACGGACGCGGCGTGGGCTCTCCTGTAGCCCCTCATAAGAACTCCCCGTAGGCTTTTCCCTTATCACGAGAACGTCGCGCTGGCCGTGTCCTCTTCTACGAGTGGCCTGGGAGCACTGGGGAACAGGATCAGGAGGATTTCTTATCAGAGGGGCCTCACCCTTGACCGGGGGGAAGGACGGCCCGCTAGCCTTTGGCGAGGCGGAGGGTCACCTGAAACCCCCGCCCGTCTTCTGTCGTCTGGAGGCTTCCCCCCTGGGCCCGCACCAGGGTGTTCACCAGCCTGAGGCCAAGGCCTGTACCCGGGTGGGGGTGGCTCGGGGCGTTC contains:
- a CDS encoding helix-turn-helix domain-containing protein; translation: MPQEGFEGKEYKEQGGLSERGRAFLEALARRKRARGEELPPLYLKLLEGAAPPEEGGHEPPPEEAPPPEDLRRKLREAPPSPTLPTREELSASPPPPEWKRDAWDLADRLLAEGERRGTLPGLSERERKVYRTLLALGLEVLARRLGPGRPLPRNLSQVSFFAVNDALAVALGIPPASLYRVLASLEAKGLIRRRAWRTSATLKGRTGVYAGGTLYAVRLPHREARPRLDLEDFRHPWRDLEGDARQGRTAWSLRESYTSPPKEDSGVLQLLLRFSLSPGEAETPLALDSLTALLRARPAERRALVEALALSLAREFRDPGSVRFYAWVLWNALRAELYGLMEGALEAVAWAVRRAREAAAKALWSPRGEGVRRPGALLAHLLRERGLLELFRQTPQWRVA